In Pseudomonas hamedanensis, a single window of DNA contains:
- a CDS encoding Nif3-like dinuclear metal center hexameric protein, with protein sequence MYKLAFFVPDSHVEVVKDAVFAAGGGRIGDYDHCAWQVLGSGQFRPLDGSQPFIGEAGQVERVEEWKVELVVADELIVAVVAALKLSHPYETPAYEVWQLADF encoded by the coding sequence GTGTACAAACTCGCTTTTTTTGTTCCCGACAGTCATGTCGAAGTGGTCAAAGACGCTGTGTTCGCTGCCGGTGGCGGGCGAATTGGCGACTATGACCATTGCGCCTGGCAAGTGCTCGGGTCTGGTCAGTTTCGGCCTCTGGACGGCAGTCAGCCGTTCATAGGCGAGGCGGGGCAGGTTGAGCGGGTTGAGGAGTGGAAGGTCGAGCTGGTGGTGGCAGACGAGCTGATTGTTGCTGTTGTGGCAGCGTTGAAGCTTAGTCATCCCTACGAAACACCGGCTTATGAGGTGTGGCAGTTGGCAGATTTCTGA
- a CDS encoding membrane-targeted effector domain-containing toxin has product MSTPNSPPSPAETKSDLNQIGQNLFRIDTPLLEEQPPTAEQRYLKRLDEQLKDYRERYLQRSRPLYQKLANSDLHSEEGKKLLATLKIRLNTQLINLDLNERIEGKPAKTYLIYEAGFTALEQEARQAVKDRLLHPQVGALLEKTALAPMLRPAMYALQFSYQANTVELAGAFVITERDHPRVSDLLSDQSVGYAVLFTPARGIEFFDSLADLDAHLLKCVKHATAEDEFMRMLPSRFHGVGVAGIWPLQLSLIDSEPLFEHTYDALIDKRTQDVERALSLIDNPQHDAARLCAALDRAIADVLPDLTPRLELRAQTLFERHLYYSAPNWYRSASEPHRTELAQHLHNYSQARHDLLQLMGAATSPPTLARYQWLERLSDDLEIDDLDPDHLQINTRRYLAGYGVYEHQRSLTDLALLGPHTGDESAGSDFLLKTTLTYNNAPLPEEYADVTPAWLIRQALSLQPRIDFSNVQKQMHALPAVSQAIEHMFDQRIVALAYTAWLQGHLLASDWQLIQDLRAGNASHLQAALLSLHGAQLQDLWVLRQIDASGALKRVLLCTPQAPREQQFQAFASELECQTHLLGWAAHNDAADSMKAYLVNRTPLRFRQNMQKILAALGFKPEAMEHKEVKFINIGTHRDCLRAMTRHLLATRVDDYDFGTPLWYRSTSASNRKKLTTLTEEAECVLRAFDKHPSSGSGFQGFDAYVHEQAKISLNRLLNRPANDVDPDSVRVHAQTSVVPSQTPAPLTYTRLFRDGYPDDFGLIDPKISQSARFTGPPGIDVSALTPQNVARSVTGVWIGQRYTDKVKAELQSAASVGYGLRRNTTLAITQRQMKRAALECQLQGHIASADLQWLEQSIDSLGDTTPATRTRYALHRLMIDGEWVIDTWLFSHDKNPVLLYTPQAPDGVSFREARLFNYLLKEQPGFGGYLAGRVGVQAQSRVRTFLDSARKGLPDTLNRTTPSPARYDSTRSVAPVSDMRYALYDMKLQRKIDDVHATTTSRAQMIGGLIWTCVEWVTAIATAPFPLLSLTTGVLLAFKDAMLALHAYRQGDNAMALQHLLGYLFNSAGALLTDLRPALRSLKQVVRLPRLRVAAATPEEALKLIEPLEAVSTLPTDIQPVVFRGQTFWAATDPDSLGRFLLHRLDPDTGTLRSTGMLVSPNADGVMVRSGVAGGAPKYEAVSDTPGLHKEFGIPPQYRDRLESAMNPETRKEVIARSKDFRSHPDTIVGAAVMDLHETRKAHLLQAEKLTAAATRHWDTLAPLSARAPVPAVSADTTFAQLIASEAFSGKSLVIGARPGSIASKQALITNIDALIERGFKRLYLEYLPDDVFHLKLEKLNKGGTWQHIKEHLKAIDRALGYPPKAPFSFVALVREARKKGLKIKALDASTSYQLDDVLKLEDASPLTPRGNNIRNFYSHKAIAADIADAPDERWVVLTDESRMVTHNATPGLADLHDAVALRIEDVALGQPASIKVDTAGAITGDAATKGDYHMTLPTAYKAPRTPAKTVAASGSGSGHFDEFDIASVHHEQLHEMHYQPRGLDPRYGHVVKAKSDAAEAFIDMRTKLLEKAESHFTHYTPPARATLPTLTTDATADSLFKQVADGDFAGLVLGEAHSAQSSKALLIKQLEKHKGRYKTLYVEHLQTDLHQADLDDFCAGKTMSAHLRRYLSSQDEGHMRFYKGTTDNYTSVIEKAAKYGYRIRALDCVASYHMKALSDPRVQRNRMFSYFASRVIEADQLANGPHKWIAFVGSAHTGYNLGVPGLADMLGAVSLHVHDTTPALAQRLQRGYWEVATESMPTATRAIRSDFKMEVGIPGKRLDPAPAAVQRERLTEQGQFIIERPNTRETRLVHRSRTGETVETPIQVDDKGLFFIDYRDRALDRFKTLEELIMMLRSEFNLRPVT; this is encoded by the coding sequence ATGAGCACACCCAACAGCCCACCCTCACCGGCAGAAACCAAAAGCGACCTCAACCAGATCGGACAAAACCTGTTCAGGATCGACACCCCACTGCTCGAAGAACAACCGCCGACCGCCGAACAGCGCTACCTCAAGCGCCTCGACGAGCAGCTCAAGGACTACCGCGAACGCTACCTGCAACGTAGCCGTCCGCTGTACCAGAAACTGGCCAACAGCGACCTGCACAGCGAAGAAGGCAAGAAGCTGCTCGCGACACTGAAAATCCGCCTCAACACGCAACTGATCAACCTGGACCTGAACGAGCGCATCGAGGGCAAGCCGGCGAAAACCTACCTGATCTACGAGGCCGGGTTTACCGCTCTGGAACAGGAGGCCCGCCAGGCCGTCAAGGATCGGCTGCTGCACCCGCAAGTCGGCGCGCTCCTGGAAAAAACCGCGCTGGCGCCGATGCTGCGTCCGGCCATGTACGCCTTACAGTTCAGCTATCAGGCAAACACCGTCGAACTGGCCGGAGCCTTTGTCATCACCGAAAGGGATCACCCCAGGGTCAGCGACTTGCTGTCCGACCAGAGCGTCGGGTATGCGGTGTTGTTCACCCCGGCCAGAGGTATTGAGTTCTTCGACTCTCTGGCCGACCTTGATGCTCACCTGCTCAAGTGTGTGAAGCACGCCACAGCCGAAGACGAATTCATGCGAATGCTGCCCTCGCGTTTCCATGGAGTGGGCGTCGCCGGAATCTGGCCGCTGCAGCTGTCGTTGATCGACAGTGAACCACTGTTCGAACATACCTATGATGCGCTGATCGATAAACGCACGCAGGATGTCGAACGCGCCTTGAGCCTGATCGACAACCCGCAACATGACGCCGCCCGGCTGTGCGCAGCGCTCGACCGGGCCATCGCCGACGTACTGCCGGACCTCACGCCGCGCCTCGAACTACGCGCGCAAACCTTGTTTGAACGCCACCTTTATTACAGCGCACCGAATTGGTATCGCAGCGCCAGCGAACCCCACCGAACCGAACTGGCGCAGCATCTGCACAACTACAGCCAGGCGCGTCACGATCTGTTGCAACTGATGGGGGCGGCGACCAGTCCACCAACGCTGGCACGCTACCAATGGCTGGAGCGGCTCAGCGATGACCTGGAGATCGACGACCTTGATCCCGACCACTTACAGATCAATACCCGTCGCTATCTCGCCGGGTACGGCGTGTATGAGCACCAACGCAGCCTGACCGATCTGGCCCTGCTCGGCCCGCATACGGGGGATGAGTCGGCGGGTTCGGATTTTCTGCTCAAGACCACCCTCACGTACAACAACGCGCCGCTGCCTGAAGAATACGCAGACGTGACGCCGGCATGGCTGATCCGGCAAGCACTGAGCCTGCAACCACGAATCGACTTTTCCAACGTGCAAAAACAAATGCACGCGTTGCCCGCCGTCAGCCAGGCCATCGAGCATATGTTCGATCAGCGCATTGTCGCGCTGGCCTACACGGCGTGGCTGCAAGGCCATTTGCTCGCAAGTGACTGGCAATTGATTCAGGACTTGCGCGCCGGCAATGCGTCACACCTGCAAGCCGCGCTTTTGTCGCTGCACGGTGCGCAACTCCAGGACCTCTGGGTCCTGCGCCAGATCGATGCCTCCGGCGCCCTCAAGCGCGTACTGCTGTGTACTCCGCAAGCCCCGCGAGAGCAGCAGTTTCAGGCGTTTGCCAGCGAGCTGGAGTGTCAGACCCATCTGCTCGGGTGGGCTGCTCACAATGACGCCGCCGACAGCATGAAAGCCTATCTGGTCAACCGCACGCCGCTGCGTTTTCGCCAGAACATGCAGAAAATTCTCGCGGCGCTGGGCTTCAAGCCTGAGGCGATGGAACACAAGGAAGTCAAATTCATCAATATCGGCACTCACCGCGATTGCCTCAGGGCTATGACCCGGCACTTGCTGGCTACGCGGGTTGACGACTATGACTTTGGCACCCCGCTGTGGTACCGCTCGACCTCGGCCAGCAACCGCAAAAAGCTCACCACGCTGACCGAAGAGGCCGAGTGTGTCCTTCGTGCATTCGATAAGCACCCTTCTTCGGGCAGCGGTTTTCAAGGCTTTGACGCCTATGTCCACGAACAGGCGAAAATCAGCCTCAACCGTCTGCTGAATCGTCCCGCCAACGACGTCGATCCGGATAGCGTGCGGGTACACGCTCAGACCTCGGTCGTGCCGTCACAGACACCGGCGCCGCTGACCTACACACGGTTGTTTCGTGACGGCTATCCAGATGATTTCGGCCTGATCGATCCGAAAATTTCGCAGTCGGCGCGTTTCACCGGCCCGCCGGGGATTGATGTGAGTGCACTGACCCCGCAAAACGTCGCGCGCTCGGTCACCGGCGTTTGGATCGGCCAACGTTATACCGACAAGGTCAAGGCCGAGCTGCAAAGCGCTGCAAGCGTGGGCTACGGATTGCGACGCAACACCACGCTGGCGATTACCCAGCGCCAGATGAAGCGCGCCGCTCTTGAATGCCAGTTGCAAGGACACATCGCCAGTGCGGACCTGCAATGGCTCGAACAGAGTATCGACAGCCTGGGCGATACGACGCCAGCGACACGCACTCGCTACGCCCTGCATCGCCTGATGATCGACGGCGAATGGGTCATCGACACCTGGCTGTTCAGCCACGACAAGAACCCGGTTCTGCTCTACACCCCGCAAGCACCGGACGGAGTCAGCTTTCGCGAAGCCAGGCTGTTCAATTACCTGCTCAAAGAGCAGCCTGGATTCGGCGGATACCTCGCAGGACGGGTTGGGGTGCAAGCGCAAAGCCGGGTTCGCACGTTCCTCGACAGCGCTCGCAAAGGCTTGCCTGACACGCTGAACAGAACCACTCCCAGCCCTGCGCGTTACGACTCGACCCGCTCGGTCGCGCCGGTCAGTGACATGCGCTACGCCCTTTACGACATGAAATTGCAGCGCAAGATCGACGATGTTCACGCTACCACCACCAGTCGTGCGCAGATGATCGGCGGGCTGATCTGGACCTGCGTCGAATGGGTCACGGCGATTGCCACCGCGCCCTTTCCGCTGCTGAGCCTGACCACCGGCGTGCTGCTGGCCTTCAAAGACGCCATGCTCGCCCTGCACGCCTACCGACAGGGTGACAACGCCATGGCGTTGCAGCATTTGCTTGGTTACCTGTTCAACAGTGCCGGCGCGCTGCTGACCGACCTGCGCCCGGCGCTGCGTTCGCTCAAACAGGTGGTGCGCTTGCCACGCCTGCGGGTCGCCGCAGCCACCCCCGAAGAGGCATTGAAACTGATCGAACCGCTGGAAGCGGTTTCCACGCTGCCGACGGACATACAACCGGTGGTCTTCCGTGGACAGACCTTTTGGGCTGCGACAGATCCGGACTCACTCGGCCGCTTTCTGTTGCATCGCCTCGACCCTGACACCGGCACACTGCGCTCGACCGGCATGCTGGTATCGCCCAATGCCGACGGGGTCATGGTGCGCAGCGGTGTGGCTGGCGGCGCGCCGAAGTATGAAGCCGTTTCGGACACGCCTGGGCTGCACAAGGAATTCGGCATACCGCCGCAATACCGCGATCGCCTTGAAAGCGCCATGAATCCAGAAACGCGCAAGGAGGTCATCGCTCGCAGCAAGGACTTTAGGAGCCACCCCGACACGATTGTCGGCGCCGCGGTGATGGATCTTCATGAGACGCGCAAGGCCCACCTGCTACAGGCCGAAAAACTGACCGCCGCCGCCACCCGGCATTGGGACACGCTGGCGCCACTGTCGGCCCGGGCCCCGGTTCCTGCTGTCTCTGCCGACACGACCTTTGCACAACTGATCGCCAGCGAAGCCTTCAGCGGCAAGAGCCTGGTGATCGGTGCCCGCCCCGGCTCCATTGCCAGCAAGCAAGCGCTGATCACGAACATTGACGCGCTGATCGAAAGAGGCTTCAAGCGCCTTTATCTGGAATACCTGCCGGACGATGTCTTTCATCTCAAGCTGGAAAAACTGAATAAGGGAGGCACCTGGCAGCACATCAAAGAACATTTGAAGGCCATCGACCGCGCATTGGGGTACCCGCCCAAAGCCCCGTTTTCTTTCGTGGCGCTTGTGCGCGAGGCGCGCAAAAAGGGTCTGAAGATCAAGGCACTGGATGCCTCCACCTCCTACCAGCTGGACGATGTGTTGAAACTTGAAGATGCTTCGCCGCTGACGCCACGAGGCAATAACATCCGCAACTTCTATTCGCACAAGGCCATTGCCGCCGACATCGCCGATGCTCCGGACGAGCGCTGGGTCGTCCTGACCGATGAGTCGCGAATGGTCACGCACAACGCCACGCCGGGCCTGGCCGACCTGCATGACGCCGTCGCCTTGCGCATCGAGGATGTCGCTCTGGGTCAACCGGCGAGCATCAAGGTCGATACCGCCGGCGCGATCACCGGCGACGCAGCGACCAAAGGCGATTACCACATGACGCTGCCCACCGCGTACAAAGCGCCGAGGACACCGGCAAAAACCGTCGCTGCCTCCGGCTCCGGTAGCGGGCATTTCGATGAGTTCGACATTGCATCGGTGCACCACGAACAGCTGCATGAAATGCATTACCAGCCACGCGGACTGGACCCGCGGTACGGGCACGTCGTAAAAGCCAAGTCCGACGCGGCCGAAGCGTTTATCGACATGCGCACAAAACTGCTCGAGAAGGCAGAGAGTCATTTCACCCATTACACCCCACCCGCTCGAGCGACACTGCCGACGCTCACTACGGACGCCACAGCGGATTCGTTATTCAAGCAAGTGGCCGACGGTGACTTTGCCGGCCTGGTGCTCGGCGAAGCCCATTCGGCGCAATCGAGCAAGGCGCTGCTGATCAAGCAGCTGGAAAAACACAAAGGCCGCTACAAAACGCTGTATGTGGAACATTTGCAGACCGATTTGCATCAAGCTGACCTGGACGATTTCTGTGCCGGCAAGACCATGTCCGCCCATTTGCGCCGATACCTGAGCAGTCAGGACGAAGGGCACATGCGGTTCTACAAAGGCACGACAGACAATTACACCAGCGTCATTGAAAAAGCGGCCAAATATGGCTATCGCATCAGAGCGCTTGATTGCGTCGCCAGCTATCACATGAAGGCGCTCTCCGACCCGCGCGTACAGCGCAACCGCATGTTCAGCTATTTTGCCTCCAGAGTGATCGAAGCCGACCAACTGGCCAACGGGCCGCACAAGTGGATCGCCTTCGTCGGCAGCGCCCACACTGGTTACAACCTGGGGGTACCGGGCCTGGCGGATATGCTCGGTGCCGTCAGCCTGCACGTGCACGACACGACGCCCGCGCTCGCTCAACGCCTTCAGCGCGGTTACTGGGAGGTCGCCACCGAAAGCATGCCCACTGCCACTCGCGCAATACGCAGTGATTTCAAAATGGAGGTCGGCATCCCCGGCAAGCGGCTCGACCCAGCCCCCGCAGCTGTACAACGCGAACGCTTGACCGAGCAAGGGCAATTCATCATCGAGCGCCCGAATACTCGGGAAACCCGCCTCGTTCATCGATCTCGCACCGGTGAAACCGTCGAGACGCCGATCCAGGTGGACGACAAAGGTCTGTTTTTCATTGATTACCGGGATAGAGCGCTGGACCGTTTCAAAACCCTCGAAGAGCTCATCATGATGCTACGGAGCGAGTTCAATCTCAGGCCGGTGACCTGA